The following are encoded in a window of Candida dubliniensis CD36 chromosome 4, complete sequence genomic DNA:
- a CDS encoding retrotransposon polyprotein, putative (weak similarity (E=4.5e-07) to orf19.559), translating to MTIPVLFPDGHAEVLFLEFKTVDVAPSNGTASADPMDHLEVRFSSLNLLCKDNKRPRHSKKGGDRVNKYWNKQTKRATKRRHVTKAQRDIKLEDARQRVRFQREKRTRDGYETDCEVIYLSDDDEDENQEQENPDTNLEEGSNSRTLVRVTKLTKITDVLLGPAHAAIEDIDNLIKSFPYIFRDIPLASLGKNDITYEGKVLKKGTKKVRRVCDMLCSKINAPSLSIASKNLGHSGQGAQKTTIEKEINQLVNDHQFIELWGMQEAKIKNDFDPEDVDIWKNNTPMHFKKYRHGDLTGFTVSDTLADAQIAALDDEGRISVIRHSSLPFMIFNLYFKVNDYRHQIGSAKKLRDALVAAKQTGFPTIALGDFNSVVDYKRDTITKIKNPTEYQFKPGERDLMKFLNTIFKSLGLLDLFRHENPDVNQPTNFPYKAGDRKKRLDRIYVHRFLLDNYMYKLFKENRRISTHDVISLIHKDDKKYLAHEKVELEKQNIKIEKIREYEKKNIKIQYK from the coding sequence ATGACGATTCCTGTTTTGTTTCCAGACGGCCACGCAGAAGTTCTATTTCTCGAGTTTAAAACCGTTGACGTAGCCCCCTCTAATGGTACGGCTTCAGCTGATCCAATGGATCACTTGGAAGTTCGATTTTCCTCTTTGAACTTGCTTTGCAAGGATAACAAGCGTCCTCGTCATTCTAAAAAAGGTGGTGACAGAGTGAATAAATATTGGAATAAGCAGACAAAAAGAGCCACTAAACGCCGTCATGTTACCAAAGCACAGAGGGATATTAAATTAGAGGATGCTCGTCAAAGAGTTAGATTTCAGAGAGAGAAAAGGACCCGTGATGGATATGAAACAGATTGCGAAGTTATTTATCttagtgatgatgatgaagatgaaaatcAAGAACAAGAGAATCCTGATACAAATTTAGAAGAAGGCTCAAACAGCAGAACTCTTGTCAGAGTAACCAAGTTAACAAAAATAACAGATGTCTTATTAGGTCCCGCACATGCCGCAATTGAAGATATTGACAATTTAATCAAGTCTTTCCCTTATATATTCAGAGATATTCCTCTTGCATCCCTTGGAAAGAATGATATTACTTATGAAGGAAAAGTTCTTAAAAAAGGTACCAAGAAAGTTAGACGGGTATGTGATATGTTGTGCTCCAAAATAAACGCTCcatctttatcaattgCCTCAAAAAATTTAGGACATAGTGGCCAAGGAGcacaaaaaacaacaattgagaaagaaataaaccAATTGGTGAACGACCACCAGTTCATTGAGCTTTGGGGGATGCAAGAGGcgaaaataaaaaatgaCTTCGATCCTGAAGACGTTGATATCTGGAAAAATAATACCCCCATgcattttaaaaaatatagGCATGGGGATTTAACTGGTTTTACGGTGTCTGACACATTGGCAGATGCTCAAATAGCTGCCTTGGATGACGAAGGCAGAATTTCTGTTATTCGTCATTCATCACTTCCCTTTATGATTTTTAATCTTTACTTCAAAGTAAATGATTATCGTCATCAAATAGGGAgtgcaaaaaaattaagAGATGCTTTAGTTGCTGCTAAACAAACAGGTTTTCCAACTATAGCTTTAGGAGATTTTAATTCGGTGGTAGATTACAAAAGAGAtacaattacaaaaataaaaaatccAACCGAATACCAATTTAAGCCCGGAGAAAGAGATCTTATGAAGTTCTTGAATACGATTTTTAAGCTGCTCGGCCTTCTAGATTTGTTTCGTCATGAAAACCCCGATGTCAACCAACCGACAAATTTCCCTTACAAAGCCGGagatagaaaaaaaagacttGACAGGATATATGTTCATCGTTTTTTACTCGATAACTACATGTATAAATTGTTCAAGGAGAATAGGCGTATTTCAACCCACGACGTCATTCTGCTCATCCATAAGGATGATAAAAAATACTTAGCTCACgaaaaagttgaattagaaaaacaaaacataaaaatagaaaaaataaGAGAATacgagaaaaaaaatataaaaatacaatataaataa
- a CDS encoding GTPase-activating protein, putative (Similar to S. cerevisiae SEC23;~In S. cerevisiae: TPase-activating protein; component of the Sec23p-Sec24p heterodimeric complex of the COPII vesicle coat, involved in ER to Golgi transport and autophagy) — MDFEEAEDINGIRFAWNAFPSTKVEAGKVVVPTGALYTPLKQREDLPIAAYDPIYCSNQSCKSILNPYCAVDPNGFWRCPLCQYRNPLPAHYHGLNPENLPLELQSTSSTIEYITARPVQNPPIFTFVIDLCQDEDNLQALIEDIIVSFNYLPPNALIGLITFGTMIQVHDLGSDKINKSYIFRGDKEYTDKQISEMLNRPISAQLMQQQQPGQINPQLANSLTRFFLPLEDVEFQLTSILENLSKDPWAVANGARPLRSTGSALNIAVNLLGLTYPGFGARVMLFAAGPCTLNPGMIVGNQLKEPIRSHSDIDKDNAKHFKKATKFYENIAAKAVKNCHTVDIFAGCYDQIGMLEMKNLCNLTGGTLLLTDAFTTSIFKRSFLRLFNKDDEGYLLMGFNGNLEVRTSKELKISGLIGNASSLQVKSANVSENELGLGGSSSYRLCSTSPRHTYAVFFDVVNNQQLPPNAQSYIQFITHYQHSSGTYRVRVTTVSNFLTSDEQTLTNSFDQEAAAVLMARITLFKAEQDDGADVLRWVDRMLIRLCQKFADYRKDQQESFRLGPQFQLYPQFIYYLRRSQFLQVFNNSPDETAFYRHVLLVEDTNNSLIMIQPTLTSFTLDGEPEAVLLDSVSIKDDRILLLDTFFHILIFHGKTISQWRKANYQDLPEYSNFKELLEFPKKEAAELLHDRYPLPRFIDTEEGGSQARFLYSKLNPSVTYNTNDFIGGGAGGGAIVLTDDVSLQVFMSHLQKLVVSGSS; from the coding sequence atggaTTTTGAGGAAGCTGAAGATATCAATGGTATTAGATTTGCATGGAATGCATTTCCATCCACCAAAGTCGAAGCAGGAAAGGTTGTTGTTCCTACTGGAGCATTATATACACCATTGAAGCAACGTGAAGACTTGCCCATTGCTGCTTATGATCCCATTTATTGTTCTAATCAATCATGTAAACTGATTCTTAATCCATATTGTGCTGTTGATCCCAATGGGTTTTGGCGTTGTCCCTTGTGTCAATATAGAAACCCTTTACCAGCTCATTATCATGGGTTGAATCCAGAGAATTTGCCCCTTGAATTACAAAGCACTTCTTCTACAATCGAATATATCACTGCTAGACCAGTCCAAAACCCACCTATTTTCACTTTTGTCATTGATTTGTGCCAGGATGAAGATAATTTGCAAGCTTTGATTGAAgatattattgttagttttaattatttacCTCCTAACGCCTTGATTGGGTTGATTACTTTTGGTACCATGATTCAAGTTCATGATTTGGGTAGTGacaaaatcaacaagaGCTATATTTTCAGAGGTGATAAGGAATATACTGACAAGCAAATATCAGAGATGTTGAATCGTCCAATTTCTGCCCAATTAatgcaacaacagcaaccaGGACAAATTAATCCACAACTTGCTAATTCATTGACAAGATTCTTTTTACCATTAGAGGATGTTGAGTTTCAATTAACTAGTATTTTGGAGAATTTGAGCAAAGATCCTTGGGCAGTTGCCAATGGTGCTAGACCTTTGAGAAGTACTGGAAGTGCCTTAAACATTGCTGTCAATTTATTAGGGTTAACTTACCCAGGGTTTGGTGCCAGAGTTATGTTATTTGCTGCTGGTCCATGTACATTGAATCCAGGAATGATTGTtggaaatcaattgaaagaacCAATAAGATCGCATTCAGATATCGATAAAGACAATGCTAAACATTTCAAAAAAGCTACTAAATTCTATGAAAATATAGCTGCTAAAGCTGTTAAGAATTGTCATACAGTAGACATTTTTGCTGGTTGTTACGATCAAATTGGTATGTTGGAGATGAAGAATTTATGTAATTTAACTGGTGGGACCTTGTTGTTGACAGATGCTTTTACTACTTCTATTTTCAAGAGATCATTCCTAAGATTATTCAACAAGGATGACGAAGGGTACCTTTTGATGGGATTCAATGGTAACTTGGAAGTTAGAACTtctaaagaattgaaaatcagTGGGTTAATTGGTAATGCATCGTCATTACAAGTTAAATCAGCAAATGTTCTGGAGAATGAATTGGGATTAGGAGGCAGTTCAAGTTACCGTTTGTGCTCGACATCACCAAGACATACCTATGCAGTGTTTTTCGATGTGGTCAACAATCAGCAATTGCCACCAAATGCTCAAAgttatattcaatttataacCCATTACCAACATTCGAGTGGTACTTATAGAGTTCGAGTCACCACTGTGTCGAATTTCTTGACCAGTGACGAACAAACTTTGACCAACTCTTTTGATCAAGAGGCAGCTGCTGTGTTGATGGCAAGAATTACATTGTTTAAAGCCGAACAAGATGATGGAGCCGATGTGTTACGTTGGGTTGACAGAATGTTGATTAGATTATGCCAAAAGTTTGCTGATTATAGAAAAGATCAACAAGAATCATTTAGATTGGGTcctcaatttcaattatatcctcaatttatttattatttgagaAGATCACAATTCTTGcaagttttcaataattctcCTGATGAAACTGCCTTTTACCGTCATGTTTTGTTAGTCGAAGACACCAATAACTCATTAATCATGATTCAACCTACATTGACATCATTCACTTTGGATGGCGAACCAGAAGCAGTGTTGTTAGATAGTGTTTCCATCAAAGATGATAGGATTTTGTTATTGGACACATTTTTCCATATCTTAATTTTCCATGGTAAAACCATTTCTCAATGGCGTAAGGCAAATTATCAAGACTTGCCAGAGTATAGTAATTTCAAAgaattattggaatttCCTAAAAAAGAAGCAGCAGAGTTATTACACGATAGATATCCATTGCCAAGATTTATTGACACCGAAGAAGGTGGATCACAAGCAAGATTCTTGTACAGTAAATTGAACCCAAGTGTGACTTATAATACTAATGACTTTATCGGTGGTGGTGCAGGAGGAGGTGCTATTGTGTTGACTGATGATGTTAGTTTACAAGTATTTATGAGCcatttacaaaaattagTAGTTTCTGGGTCTTCATAA
- a CDS encoding zinc cluster transcription factor, putative (Similar to C. albicans ZCF5;~possibly fungus-specific) has protein sequence MVETSESNSFSMSTNVTGIPNPNVQIIQDGKIVKKVQRTRQRKILSCVYCHSKKIKCDRQEPCSQCTKLDIECKYFINERISRGGKKSSRLTADEKKLRGLTSSAEESKKGQSKSDEATKSQDTQSSLSSCPTNSSTTTVTNPLATSSSLETNIEEVEQKHFVTVSDNKNFIENSNQTQREQLGIDDGAFKPSGLDMSASILTFPNKSETNSNLNSLRGFTTTLESPFSGADPFAMGSLIQSPMVNQATNNMTNSYFNHNFTTQTNNQISFNSSSFPLANQDVSITFPSHVNSPTMTFSERLQQQQQQQQQQSQQPQPRQQTPHRPESDSLMKTQTQNSSLYHSFNEYRVNTATSINYLYGTNTYGENSNILNDIMEYLPTGKDRSFELMDRYINSVHLLLPIVVNMNEFLAQHKLYWEIKSKRDSSSSDADANNPHVESYR, from the coding sequence ATGGTTGAAACTAGTGAATCCAATTCGTTTTCAATGTCTACCAACGTGACTGGGATACCAAACCCTAATGTCCAGATCATACAAGATGGTAAAATTGTGAAAAAAGTTCAACGAACCAGACAACGTAAGATTTTATCATGTGTCTATTGCCATTCGAAAAAGATCAAATGTGATCGGCAAGAGCCATGTTCTCAATGTACCAAGTTAGACATTGAATGCAAGTACtttattaatgaaagaATTAGTCGTGGTGGTAAAAAATCTAGCAGATTAACTGCCGATGAGAAGAAGTTGAGAGGATTGACGAGTTCCGCCGAAGAAAGCAAGAAAGGGCAACTGAAATCTGATGAAGCAACAAAGAGCCAAGATACACAGTCCCTGCTATCTTCTTGTCCTACAAACTCCTCAACTACAACAGTAACCAATCCATTAGCTACATCCTCAAGTTTAGAAACAAATATAGAAGAAGTCGAGCAAAAACACTTTGTCACTGTTTCTGATAACAAgaattttattgaaaattctaACCAGACTCAACGTGAACAACTTGGTATTGATGATGGGGCATTTAAACCACTGGGATTGGATATGTCAGCAAGTATATTGACATTCCCGAATAAATCTGAAACAAATTCTAACTTGAACAGCCTTAGAGGTTTTACAACAACTTTGGAATCACCATTTTCTGGTGCTGATCCATTCGCAATGGGAAGTTTAATTCAATCTCCTATGGTAAATCAAGCCACAAACAATATGACAAATAGTTATTTCAATCACAATTTCACAACACAgacaaataatcaaatcagTTTCAACTCAAGCTCGTTTCCATTGGCAAATCAAGATGTATCGATCACATTCCCAAGTCATGTAAATTCACCTACTATGACCTTTTCTGAAagattacaacaacaacaacaacaacaacaacaacaactgcaacaaccacaaccacgACAACAGACACCACATCGACCAGAATCAGATTCATTAATGAAAACTCAAACGCAGAACTCATCCTTGTACCattcatttaatgaatATCGTGTCAATACTGCTACTTCAATTAACTATTTGTATGGAACAAATACCTATGGTGAGAATTCAAATATACTTAATGATATTATGGAATACTTGCCAACGGGAAAAGATCGTTCTTTTGAATTGATGGATAGATATATCAATTCAGTACACCTATTGTTGCCAATAGTGGTTAATATGAACGAATTTTTAGCCCAacataaattatattggGAGATAAAGTCAAAGAGagattcttcttcatcagatGCAGATGCAAATAACCCTCACGTTGAATCTTATCGATAA
- a CDS encoding DnaJ-related protein, putative (Similar to S. cerevisiae DJP1;~In S. cerevisiae: required for peroxisomal protein import and involved in peroxisome assembly), which translates to MVKDTIYYDILQVEVTATDVELKKAYRKQAIKLHPDKNANDPKAAEKFQELGEAYGVLSNPESRKIYDEFGVEGMKENPTMQQAADIDPAEFFNMIFGGDSFKGWIGELSMLNDMSKMGEIITEDEVELENVEEENKPGKQHGATDSLNESVQTLTISDNNTKVSSSNNKPTSNLTSEEIKKLKKQKINEQQREQMLKYQEEAKQAKLKRIDDLTSLLLKRIENYQLSKNNKEALESFTRILQTEFEDMKIESFGIQLLHLIGKIYIDKANATIHASKTFGVSKIFTSVKSKTETVKNGYSILKTAVDAQLSIEQMVKEQEQFLLSQEEGHQPTQEELVKQAEMERIITGKFLATAWATTKFEVTDILRKVCHNVLRDKTISKKERVARAEALLYIGKEISKVERSPEEEEEARIFEEIMAEAQAKKSSKKQKSMNNKELEEYMKRMAAENAESEEQ; encoded by the coding sequence ATGGTGAAAGACACAATTTATTATGATATCTTACAAGTTGAGGTAACAGCAACTGATGTcgaattgaaaaaagctTATAGAAAACAGGCTATAAAATTACATCCTGATAAAAATGCCAATGATCCCAAAGCTGCAGAAAAATTTCAAGAATTGGGTGAAGCCTATGGTGTTTTACTGAATCCTGAAAGCAGAAAAATATACGATGAGTTTGGGGTTGAAGGAATGAAGGAAAACCCAACCATGCAACAAGCTGCTGATATAGATCCTGCCGAATTCTTCAACATGatttttggtggtgattCATTTAAGGGATGGATTGGGGAATTGAGCATGTTGAATGATATGTCGAAAATGGGGGAAATTATCACTGAAGATGAAGTAGAATTAGAAAACGTTGAAGAGGAGAATAAACCGGGGAAACAGCATGGGGCTACTGATTCATTGAATGAGTCTGTTCAAACATTGACTATTTCCGATAACAACACGAAGGTATCTAGTAGCAACAATAAACCGACATCCAATTTAACTTcagaagaaattaaaaagttgaaaaagcAAAAGATCAATGAACAACAAAGAGAGCAAATGTTGAAGTATCAAGAAGAAGCAAAGCAAGCCAAATTGAAACGTATAGATGACTTAACAAGTTTATTGTTAAagagaattgaaaattatcaattatccaaaaacaataaagaaGCATTGGAAAGTTTCACCAGAATATTGCAAACGGAATTCGAAGATATGAAAATCGAAAGTTTTGGGATTCAATTGTTGCATTTGATTGgtaaaatatatattgacAAAGCTAATGCTACTATTCATGCTTCAAAAACATTTGGTGtatcaaaaatatttactTCTGTAAAATCAAAGACCGAAACGGTTAAAAACGGCTATTCGATTTTGAAAACCGCAGTTGATGCTCAGTTATCTATTGAACAGATGGTAAAGGAGCAAGAACAGTTTTTGTTGTCACAAGAAGAAGGACATCAACCAACTCAAGAGGAATTGGTAAAACAAGCGGAAATGGAGAGAATTATCACTGGTAAATTCTTAGCAACCGCATGGGCAACCACAAAGTTTGAAGTCACTGACATATTGCGTAAAGTTTGTCATAATGTATTACGCGATAAAACTATTTCCAAGAAGGAAAGGGTTGCCAGAGCCGAAGCATTATTGTATATTGGTAAAGAGATTTCCAAAGTTGAAAGGTCTcctgaagaagaagaagaagcaagaatatttgaagaaataatGGCAGAGGCCCAAGCCAAGAAGTCTTccaaaaagcaaaaatcaatgaataacaaagaattggaagaatATATGAAAAGAATGGCTGCTGAAAATGCCGAATCAGAGGAACAGTGA
- a CDS encoding subunit of the prefoldin complex, putative (Similar to S. cerevisiae GIM3;~In S. cerevisiae: subunit of the heterohexameric cochaperone prefoldin complex which binds specifically to cytosolic chaperonin and transfers target proteins to it), with translation MELLPSGQVNTSTEVTYEDQLKINKFSTLISKKDEQTQELSTLKTEKEYLDDLSIELELIDDEEKIQYRIGDCFVFLPKDQVLQKIESDANSLEEKINSIEELIDGFDEELKDLKAQLYDKFGNNINLER, from the coding sequence ATGGAGTTGTTACCATCAGGACAAGTCAACACGTCCACAGAGGTGACATATGaagatcaattaaaaatcaataaattctcCACTTTAATATCTAAAAAAGATGAACAAACTCAGGAGCTATCCACGTTGAAAACAGAAAAGGAATACCTTGATGATTTATCCattgaattagaattgattgatgacGAAGAGAAAATACAATACAGAATCGGTGATTGTTTTGTATTCTTACCTAAAGACCAGGTGTTACAGAAGATAGAATCAGATGCTAATAGTTTGGAGGAAAAGATAAATAGTATTGAAGAACTAATTGATGGGTTTGATGAAGAGTTGAAAGATTTAAAGGCTCAATTGTATGACAAGTTTGGtaacaatataaatttgGAACGATAA
- a CDS encoding ferric reductase transmembrane component precursor, putative (Similar to S. cerevisiae FRE4) gives MLVSIFLLVFGLASSALSSSNPYRYTPLDIAQYSCDAWISNHKPVCLPPKVWGGHNYDCYCNSNPAFATIMDCFINGYNNDSLIINEFAQTCNMTFESMFVKYYLTLNFNSTLLRNLSLGKRWGNTLTENDFAKTPILYNYTNGSFAVYKDVYKLYYLNTNRSITYGGILLAYWGVILVLAIIVNLVLKMYLGCMINAFIGKVVNFYRKHIGLTPTFSRTKSKEVSVMGWFLLGTIPSRLESIILGGFLVVTIAVCAANIHHIPNNPKEPSMAEELCDLIATRTGIVTLYLVPLLVLFAGRNNFMQWLTGWKFSTYMMYHRWISRVCLALVFIHGVTYTVVDKINGTYATNMKTNNVIWGIVACVCGGFITFFGMLIFRRRYYEFFYIFHLLLVVFFIVGGVRHVIGLGYANYLWASIAVWVFDRVIRILKLASFGVKKADIALLANETIKVTIPKPKKWRPKPGGHAFVHFLTPSTFWQSHPFSFVIGGNDEEEIMFYIKVKDGITKTLYNRLSQCPGKVSTMPVMVEGPYGGHSPGQRCRHLVYVAGGNGIPGLYSECIDVDRRAPENKTIKLVWVIRNWKSVTWFADELKRLQNTRVQAMVFVTRPDDLSGFDSSSNKAFKQSYQYEKESVEKIETKSVDLSIYSHPNSIVENLRQELAHIEFIEGKPCMDAMVKYETEKADMSLAFITCGHPMMVDELRVAVKKNLDNTPHRVDFFEQLQGWS, from the coding sequence ATGTTGGTAtccatttttttgttagtCTTTGGACTTGCTTCGTCAGCTTTATCGTCATCAAATCCATATCGATACACACCGCTAGATATTGCTCAATATTCATGTGACGCCTGGATCAGTAACCATAAGCCAGTGTGTTTACCACCTAAAGTTTGGGGAGGACATAATTATGATTGCTATTGTAACTCCAATCCTGCTTTTGCTACTATTATGgattgttttattaatgGGTACAACAATGATTCCCTTATTATCAACGAATTTGCTCAAACTTGTAACATGACATTTGAATCAATGTTTGTAAAGTACTATTTAACTTTGAATTTCAACTCAACTTTATTAAGAAATTTGTCATTGGGGAAAAGATGGGGCAACACTTTAACTGAAAACGATTTTGCCAAAACACCAATTTTATACAATTATACTAATGGATCTTTTGCAGTATACAAAGATGTTTACAagttatattatttaaacaCAAACAGATCCATAACCTATGGAGGCATATTGTTGGCATATTGGGGAGTTATCTTAGTACTTGCAATCATAGTTAATCTCGTCTTGAAAATGTACTTGGGTTGTATGATCAATGCATTTATTGGTAAAGTTGTCAACTTTTACAGAAAACATATTGGGTTAACACCTACATTTTCTCGAACAAAATCGAAAGAAGTTAGTGTCATGGGTTGGTTCTTGCTTGGAACAATTCCATCAAGATTAGAATCTATTATTTTAGGAGGCTTTTTAGTTGTCACAATTGCAGTTTGTGCAGCCAATATTCACCATATACCTAATAACCCTAAAGAACCTTCCATGGCTGAAGAGTTGTGTGATTTAATAGCAACAAGAACAGGTATAGTTACATTATATTTAGTTCCATTGTTGGTGTTATTCGCAGGACGCAATAATTTTATGCAATGGTTAACTGGTTGGAAGTTTTCTACTTATATGATGTATCATAGATGGATTTCTCGTGTTTGCCTTGCCTTGGTGTTTATTCATGGCGTTACTTATACAGTTGTTGACAAAATAAATGGCACATATGCAACCAACatgaaaacaaataatgtTATTTGGGGTATTGTTGCATGCGTTTGTGGTGGATTCATTACCTTCTTTGGAATGTTGATATttagaagaagatattATGAATTCTTTTACATTTTCcacttgttgttggtagTGTTCTTTATTGTTGGGGGTGTTAGACACGTTATTGGTTTGGGATATGCAAACTACTTGTGGGCTTCAATTGCTGTATGGGTATTTGATAGAGTGATTCGAATTCTAAAATTGGCATCATTTGGTGTTAAGAAAGCCGATATTGCCTTGTTGGCAAATGAAACCATTAAGGTCACTATACCGAAACCTAAAAAATGGAGACCAAAACCAGGTGGTCATGCCTTTGTGCATTTTCTCACACCATCAACATTTTGGCAATCCCATCCATTTTCGTTTGTCATTGGTGGTAATGATGAGGAAGAAATTATGTTTTATATTAAAGTGAAAGATGGTATAACAAAAACATTGTATAACCGTTTGAGTCAATGCCCTGGTAAAGTTTCCACTATGCCAGTTATGGTCGAAGGTCCTTATGGTGGACATAGTCCGGGTCAAAGATGTAGACATTTGGTATATGTTGctggtggtaatggtatTCCTGGTCTTTATTCTGAATGCATTGACGTTGATAGAAGAGCACctgaaaataaaacaatcaaacTAGTTTGGGTTAtaagaaattggaaatcGGTGACTTGGTTTGCTGACGAATTGAAGAGGTTACAAAATACACGAGTGCAAGCCATGGTATTTGTAACTCGACCTGACGATTTGAGTGGATTTGACTCATCTAGCAATAAGGCTTTTAAACAACTGTATCAATACGAAAAGGAATcagttgaaaaaattgaaacaaagtCTGTcgatttatcaatttattcGCATCCAAACTCAATAGTCGAGAATTTGCGACAAGAATTGGCCCATATTGAATTCATTGAAGGTAAACCATGTATGGATGCCATGGTGAAATATGAAACAGAAAAAGCGGATATGTCGTTGGCCTTTATAACTTGTGGGCATCCAATGATGGTTGATGAGTTGAGGGTTGCAGTGAAGAAAAACTTGGATAATACTCCACATAGAGtagatttttttgaacaattacAAGGTTGGTCTTAG
- a CDS encoding iron-sulfur protein biogenesis, desulfurase-interacting protein, putative (Similar to S. cerevisiae ISD11;~In S. cerevisiae: required for mitochondrial iron-sulfur cluster biosynthesis), with protein MVNSKQILQLYKQLLEKAYKFDNYNFREYSKRKIVETFKANKSLTNENEINQFYNEGINQLALLHRQTTISQLYTFDKLVVEPLKRHQ; from the coding sequence atggTGAACTCAAAACAGATTTTACAGTTGTATAAGcaattattagaaaagGCATACAAGTTTGATAACTACAACTTTAGAGAATAttccaaaagaaaaatcgTTGAAACTTTTAAGGCTAACAAATCCCTAACGAACGAAAATGAGATAAATCAGTTTTATAATGAAGgtataaatcaattggcTTTGTTGCATAGACAAACAACCATTTCCCAGTTGTACACTTTTGACAAATTGGTGGTGGAACCATTAAAGAGACATCAATAA